From one Mya arenaria isolate MELC-2E11 chromosome 4, ASM2691426v1 genomic stretch:
- the LOC128231945 gene encoding septin-2-like isoform X4: protein MEGMTDDREYRTTGNIRQKYRQFFGEPEDEEEDEYIGFASLPEQAHRKALRRGFNFTLMVVGETGLGKSTLINSLFLMDLYKDRVVGNIEERIEKTIEIERKELEIEERGVKLKLTIVDTPGFNDAINSSWKEVVEYLDCQFDAYLQAESGLNRKNIQDRRVHCCLYFIPSYGHGLKQSDVIIMKKMHHKVNIIPLIAKADMLTRSELKKMKARILSDIERHHIEIYQYPDCDSDEDEEFKQQDAELKNSIPFAVVGSNTVVEAGGKKIRGRMYPWGIVEVENPLHSDFCKLRQMLISTHMQDLKDVTCDIHYENYRAEQILELMSLSQRERAKLKRDSVANMEVSMDTDKLLLEKEAEIQRMEEMLVRMQTQKSQNSPRSNGALTKV, encoded by the exons ATGGAGGGAATGACAGATGATCGTGAATATCGAACAACTGGTAACATACGCCAGAAATACAGACAATTCTTTGGGGAGCCGGAGGATGAG GAGGAAGATGAATACATTGGGTTTGCCTCACTTCCGGAACAGGCGCACAGGAAAGCCCTGCGACGGGGGTTTAACTTCACTCTCATGGTTGTTG GCGAGACAGGTCTCGGAAAGTCGACCCTGATCAACTCTCTATTCCTAATGGACCTGTACAAAGACAGGGTAGTTGGAAACATTGAGG AACGAATAGAGAAGACAATAGAGATAGAGAGAAAAGAGTTGGAGATTGAAGAGCGAGGTGTTAAACTGAAACTGACCATTGTAGACACACCGGGATTCAATGATGCCATCAATTCAAG TTGGAAGGAGGTAGTTGAGTATTTGGATTGTCAGTTTGATGCCTACCTTCAGGCAGAGAGTGGCctaaacagaaaaaatatcCAAGACAGGCGAGTACACTGCTGTCTCTACTTCATCCCGTCATATGGACATGG GTTGAAGCAGTCGGATGTTATAATCATGAAGAAAATGCATCACAAGGTCAACATTATTCCACTGATTGCCAAGGCAGACATGCTTACACGTTCCGAGCTAAAGAAAATGAAAGCTAGG ATTCTAAGTGACATAGAGCGACACCATATTGAAATCTACCAGTACCCAGATTGTGACAGTGATGAAGATGAGGAGTTTAAACAGCAGGATGCTGAACTAAAG aattcCATTCCATTTGCAGTCGTTGGCAGTAACACAGTGGTAGAGGCTGGAGGCAAGAAGATCCGGGGTCGCATGTATCCCTGGGGTATTGTGGAGG TGGAGAACCCTCTACATTCAGACTTCTGCAAGTTGAGACAGATGTTGATTAG CACCCACATGCAGGATTTGAAGGATGTGACGTGTGATATCCATTATGAGAATTACAGAGCAGAACAGATTTTGGAACTGATGTCCTTGAGCCAAAGAGAACGAGC GAAGTTGAAGCGTGACTCAGTTGCCAACATGGAGGTGAGCATGGACACAGACAAACTGCTGCTGGAGAAGGAGGCTGAA atccAACGCATGGAAGAGATGCTAGTCCGAATGCAGACCCAAAAGTCTCAAAATAGTCCACGAAGTAACGGCGCCCTGACAAAAGTTTAA
- the LOC128231945 gene encoding septin-5-like isoform X5, whose translation MGDNRTCFPREEEDEYIGFASLPEQAHRKALRRGFNFTLMVVGETGLGKSTLINSLFLMDLYKDRVVGNIEERIEKTIEIERKELEIEERGVKLKLTIVDTPGFNDAINSSWKEVVEYLDCQFDAYLQAESGLNRKNIQDRRVHCCLYFIPSYGHGLKQSDVIIMKKMHHKVNIIPLIAKADMLTRSELKKMKARILSDIERHHIEIYQYPDCDSDEDEEFKQQDAELKNSIPFAVVGSNTVVEAGGKKIRGRMYPWGIVEVENPLHSDFCKLRQMLISTHMQDLKDVTCDIHYENYRAEQILELMSLSQRERAKLKRDSVANMEVSMDTDKLLLEKEAEIQRMEEMLVRMQTQKSQNSPRSNGALTKV comes from the exons ATGGGAGACAACCGGACATGCTTTCCAAGGGAG GAGGAAGATGAATACATTGGGTTTGCCTCACTTCCGGAACAGGCGCACAGGAAAGCCCTGCGACGGGGGTTTAACTTCACTCTCATGGTTGTTG GCGAGACAGGTCTCGGAAAGTCGACCCTGATCAACTCTCTATTCCTAATGGACCTGTACAAAGACAGGGTAGTTGGAAACATTGAGG AACGAATAGAGAAGACAATAGAGATAGAGAGAAAAGAGTTGGAGATTGAAGAGCGAGGTGTTAAACTGAAACTGACCATTGTAGACACACCGGGATTCAATGATGCCATCAATTCAAG TTGGAAGGAGGTAGTTGAGTATTTGGATTGTCAGTTTGATGCCTACCTTCAGGCAGAGAGTGGCctaaacagaaaaaatatcCAAGACAGGCGAGTACACTGCTGTCTCTACTTCATCCCGTCATATGGACATGG GTTGAAGCAGTCGGATGTTATAATCATGAAGAAAATGCATCACAAGGTCAACATTATTCCACTGATTGCCAAGGCAGACATGCTTACACGTTCCGAGCTAAAGAAAATGAAAGCTAGG ATTCTAAGTGACATAGAGCGACACCATATTGAAATCTACCAGTACCCAGATTGTGACAGTGATGAAGATGAGGAGTTTAAACAGCAGGATGCTGAACTAAAG aattcCATTCCATTTGCAGTCGTTGGCAGTAACACAGTGGTAGAGGCTGGAGGCAAGAAGATCCGGGGTCGCATGTATCCCTGGGGTATTGTGGAGG TGGAGAACCCTCTACATTCAGACTTCTGCAAGTTGAGACAGATGTTGATTAG CACCCACATGCAGGATTTGAAGGATGTGACGTGTGATATCCATTATGAGAATTACAGAGCAGAACAGATTTTGGAACTGATGTCCTTGAGCCAAAGAGAACGAGC GAAGTTGAAGCGTGACTCAGTTGCCAACATGGAGGTGAGCATGGACACAGACAAACTGCTGCTGGAGAAGGAGGCTGAA atccAACGCATGGAAGAGATGCTAGTCCGAATGCAGACCCAAAAGTCTCAAAATAGTCCACGAAGTAACGGCGCCCTGACAAAAGTTTAA
- the LOC128231945 gene encoding septin-2-like isoform X3 — protein sequence MRMSLNAFSPRIDRYTKCRMGDNRTCFPREEEDEYIGFASLPEQAHRKALRRGFNFTLMVVGETGLGKSTLINSLFLMDLYKDRVVGNIEERIEKTIEIERKELEIEERGVKLKLTIVDTPGFNDAINSSWKEVVEYLDCQFDAYLQAESGLNRKNIQDRRVHCCLYFIPSYGHGLKQSDVIIMKKMHHKVNIIPLIAKADMLTRSELKKMKARILSDIERHHIEIYQYPDCDSDEDEEFKQQDAELKNSIPFAVVGSNTVVEAGGKKIRGRMYPWGIVEVENPLHSDFCKLRQMLISTHMQDLKDVTCDIHYENYRAEQILELMSLSQRERAKLKRDSVANMEVSMDTDKLLLEKEAEIQRMEEMLVRMQTQKSQNSPRSNGALTKV from the exons ATGAGAATGTCGTTGAATGCCTTCTCACCTCGAATTGACCGGTACACAAAAT GTCGAATGGGAGACAACCGGACATGCTTTCCAAGGGAG GAGGAAGATGAATACATTGGGTTTGCCTCACTTCCGGAACAGGCGCACAGGAAAGCCCTGCGACGGGGGTTTAACTTCACTCTCATGGTTGTTG GCGAGACAGGTCTCGGAAAGTCGACCCTGATCAACTCTCTATTCCTAATGGACCTGTACAAAGACAGGGTAGTTGGAAACATTGAGG AACGAATAGAGAAGACAATAGAGATAGAGAGAAAAGAGTTGGAGATTGAAGAGCGAGGTGTTAAACTGAAACTGACCATTGTAGACACACCGGGATTCAATGATGCCATCAATTCAAG TTGGAAGGAGGTAGTTGAGTATTTGGATTGTCAGTTTGATGCCTACCTTCAGGCAGAGAGTGGCctaaacagaaaaaatatcCAAGACAGGCGAGTACACTGCTGTCTCTACTTCATCCCGTCATATGGACATGG GTTGAAGCAGTCGGATGTTATAATCATGAAGAAAATGCATCACAAGGTCAACATTATTCCACTGATTGCCAAGGCAGACATGCTTACACGTTCCGAGCTAAAGAAAATGAAAGCTAGG ATTCTAAGTGACATAGAGCGACACCATATTGAAATCTACCAGTACCCAGATTGTGACAGTGATGAAGATGAGGAGTTTAAACAGCAGGATGCTGAACTAAAG aattcCATTCCATTTGCAGTCGTTGGCAGTAACACAGTGGTAGAGGCTGGAGGCAAGAAGATCCGGGGTCGCATGTATCCCTGGGGTATTGTGGAGG TGGAGAACCCTCTACATTCAGACTTCTGCAAGTTGAGACAGATGTTGATTAG CACCCACATGCAGGATTTGAAGGATGTGACGTGTGATATCCATTATGAGAATTACAGAGCAGAACAGATTTTGGAACTGATGTCCTTGAGCCAAAGAGAACGAGC GAAGTTGAAGCGTGACTCAGTTGCCAACATGGAGGTGAGCATGGACACAGACAAACTGCTGCTGGAGAAGGAGGCTGAA atccAACGCATGGAAGAGATGCTAGTCCGAATGCAGACCCAAAAGTCTCAAAATAGTCCACGAAGTAACGGCGCCCTGACAAAAGTTTAA
- the LOC128231945 gene encoding septin-9-like isoform X1 — MNEDRQANSERLMSPRSIGTGLTRINLSSGITKDAKLLKRSVGLSRDGGGLTTPSRVVISGSSLAPRRTPSDRYQSAYQSGLSRLGGSRNVSDPNFSSSSFGKYDRSKKSLNDTDINQNTLSTPLRRNTPLITSKLRGDADLSNLSKNVSVGVDIKSTDSAVRKCGLPYERVEVKKTFDNESGVISKSATDSNESSKNEGFQTKGLSNLYPEKVQKNVKANCDINLEDFEEDAIDAKVVTSRQSGDRFKKSFQDTIVEEQKEENLYTSPKKVVDNNVLSTSVKQTLKVDLSLRMSRPQDKQDSIDKQESRLKDKQGSVSQEMKDRRSQVKQGSRSVEGQKTLDITKDSVPQRPARTKSLSRKQSGDFGKTELQVSPRGVGNLENTDHNSNTVRKLISATLHTANDKIFSDDTEKASEKVDVTPVPKARLRVHRKLTKKDVGFKHVEEDEYIGFASLPEQAHRKALRRGFNFTLMVVGETGLGKSTLINSLFLMDLYKDRVVGNIEERIEKTIEIERKELEIEERGVKLKLTIVDTPGFNDAINSSWKEVVEYLDCQFDAYLQAESGLNRKNIQDRRVHCCLYFIPSYGHGLKQSDVIIMKKMHHKVNIIPLIAKADMLTRSELKKMKARILSDIERHHIEIYQYPDCDSDEDEEFKQQDAELKNSIPFAVVGSNTVVEAGGKKIRGRMYPWGIVEVENPLHSDFCKLRQMLISTHMQDLKDVTCDIHYENYRAEQILELMSLSQRERAKLKRDSVANMEVSMDTDKLLLEKEAEIQRMEEMLVRMQTQKSQNSPRSNGALTKV; from the exons atgaacGAGGACAGGCAAGCAAACAGTGAGAGGTTGATGTCGCCTCGGAGTATAGGCACAGGGCTTACAAGGATAAATTTAAGTTCTGGAATAACTAAGGATGCAAAACTTTTGAAACGGAGCGTTGGTCTATCACGAGATGGCGGTGGTCTAACAACGCCAAGTCGGGTTGTTATTTCTGGGTCGTCCCTTGCTCCGAGACGTACACCGTCAGACAGATACCAAAGTGCATACCAGTCTGGATTAAGTAGGCTCGGAGGCTCAAGAAATGTCAGCGACCCTAATTTCAGTAGTTCTTCATTCGGGAAATATGATAGGAGTAAGAAATCACTTAATGACACGGACATCAATCAAAATACACTGAGTACACCTTTAAGGAGAAATACCCCACTCATTACATCAAAATTAAGAGGTGATGCAGACTTGAGTAATTTAAGCAAAAATGTATCTGTTGGTGTGGATATTAAATCAACAGATTCTGCAGTGAGAAAATGTGGACTTCCTTATGAAAGAGTGGAAGTAAAAAAGACCTTTGATAATGAATCTGGCGTAATTTCAAAAAGTGCTACTGATAGTAATGAAAGTTCTAAAAACGAAGGATTTCAAACTAAAGGGCTTTCAAATTTATATCCTGAGAAAGTTCAGAAGAATGTAAAAGCAAACTGTGACATTAACCTTGAAGACTTTGAAGAAGATGCGATAGATGCTAAAGTGGTAACTTCAAGACAATCTGGTGATAGATTTAAAAAATCCTTTCAGGATACCATTGTTGAAGAGCAAAAGGAAGAAAATCTATATACTTCTCCTAAAAAGGTTGTTGACAATAATGTGCTTTCAACTTCTGTAAAGCAAACTTTGAAAGTGGACCTATCACTCAGAATGTCAAGGCCACAGGATAAGCAAGATTCAATCGATAAGCAAGAATCAAGGTTAAAGGACAAGCAGGGTTCTGTATCACAGGAAATGAAAGATAGAAGGTCACAGGTAAAGCAGGGGTCAAGGTCAGTTGAAGGGCAAAAAACTCTGGACATAACAAAAGATTCTGTCCCACAGAGGCCTGCAAGAACTAAAAGTCTTTCCCGGAAACAGAGTGGCGACTTTGGTAAAACTGAGCTTCAAGTATCGCCGAGAGGTGTTGGTAATCTGGAAAATACTGACCATAATAGTAACACTGTCCGTAAGTTGATTAGTGCTACCTTACATACTGCAAATGATAAGATTTTTAGTGATGATACAGAAAAGGCTTCTGAAAAGGTTGATGTAACACCAGTGCCAAAAGCAAGACTCAGAGTTCATCGgaaactgacaaaaaaagatGTTGGTTTTAAACATGTG GAGGAAGATGAATACATTGGGTTTGCCTCACTTCCGGAACAGGCGCACAGGAAAGCCCTGCGACGGGGGTTTAACTTCACTCTCATGGTTGTTG GCGAGACAGGTCTCGGAAAGTCGACCCTGATCAACTCTCTATTCCTAATGGACCTGTACAAAGACAGGGTAGTTGGAAACATTGAGG AACGAATAGAGAAGACAATAGAGATAGAGAGAAAAGAGTTGGAGATTGAAGAGCGAGGTGTTAAACTGAAACTGACCATTGTAGACACACCGGGATTCAATGATGCCATCAATTCAAG TTGGAAGGAGGTAGTTGAGTATTTGGATTGTCAGTTTGATGCCTACCTTCAGGCAGAGAGTGGCctaaacagaaaaaatatcCAAGACAGGCGAGTACACTGCTGTCTCTACTTCATCCCGTCATATGGACATGG GTTGAAGCAGTCGGATGTTATAATCATGAAGAAAATGCATCACAAGGTCAACATTATTCCACTGATTGCCAAGGCAGACATGCTTACACGTTCCGAGCTAAAGAAAATGAAAGCTAGG ATTCTAAGTGACATAGAGCGACACCATATTGAAATCTACCAGTACCCAGATTGTGACAGTGATGAAGATGAGGAGTTTAAACAGCAGGATGCTGAACTAAAG aattcCATTCCATTTGCAGTCGTTGGCAGTAACACAGTGGTAGAGGCTGGAGGCAAGAAGATCCGGGGTCGCATGTATCCCTGGGGTATTGTGGAGG TGGAGAACCCTCTACATTCAGACTTCTGCAAGTTGAGACAGATGTTGATTAG CACCCACATGCAGGATTTGAAGGATGTGACGTGTGATATCCATTATGAGAATTACAGAGCAGAACAGATTTTGGAACTGATGTCCTTGAGCCAAAGAGAACGAGC GAAGTTGAAGCGTGACTCAGTTGCCAACATGGAGGTGAGCATGGACACAGACAAACTGCTGCTGGAGAAGGAGGCTGAA atccAACGCATGGAAGAGATGCTAGTCCGAATGCAGACCCAAAAGTCTCAAAATAGTCCACGAAGTAACGGCGCCCTGACAAAAGTTTAA
- the LOC128231945 gene encoding septin-2-like isoform X2 → MKLFHIRMNSKYSSFDYAGSYILIFFMILAHLNLFGRMGDNRTCFPREEEDEYIGFASLPEQAHRKALRRGFNFTLMVVGETGLGKSTLINSLFLMDLYKDRVVGNIEERIEKTIEIERKELEIEERGVKLKLTIVDTPGFNDAINSSWKEVVEYLDCQFDAYLQAESGLNRKNIQDRRVHCCLYFIPSYGHGLKQSDVIIMKKMHHKVNIIPLIAKADMLTRSELKKMKARILSDIERHHIEIYQYPDCDSDEDEEFKQQDAELKNSIPFAVVGSNTVVEAGGKKIRGRMYPWGIVEVENPLHSDFCKLRQMLISTHMQDLKDVTCDIHYENYRAEQILELMSLSQRERAKLKRDSVANMEVSMDTDKLLLEKEAEIQRMEEMLVRMQTQKSQNSPRSNGALTKV, encoded by the exons ATGAAATTGTTCCATATTAGAATGAACTCAAAGTATAGTTCGTTTGACTATGCAGGCAGCTATATcctgatattttttatgattttggctcatttaaatttatttg GTCGAATGGGAGACAACCGGACATGCTTTCCAAGGGAG GAGGAAGATGAATACATTGGGTTTGCCTCACTTCCGGAACAGGCGCACAGGAAAGCCCTGCGACGGGGGTTTAACTTCACTCTCATGGTTGTTG GCGAGACAGGTCTCGGAAAGTCGACCCTGATCAACTCTCTATTCCTAATGGACCTGTACAAAGACAGGGTAGTTGGAAACATTGAGG AACGAATAGAGAAGACAATAGAGATAGAGAGAAAAGAGTTGGAGATTGAAGAGCGAGGTGTTAAACTGAAACTGACCATTGTAGACACACCGGGATTCAATGATGCCATCAATTCAAG TTGGAAGGAGGTAGTTGAGTATTTGGATTGTCAGTTTGATGCCTACCTTCAGGCAGAGAGTGGCctaaacagaaaaaatatcCAAGACAGGCGAGTACACTGCTGTCTCTACTTCATCCCGTCATATGGACATGG GTTGAAGCAGTCGGATGTTATAATCATGAAGAAAATGCATCACAAGGTCAACATTATTCCACTGATTGCCAAGGCAGACATGCTTACACGTTCCGAGCTAAAGAAAATGAAAGCTAGG ATTCTAAGTGACATAGAGCGACACCATATTGAAATCTACCAGTACCCAGATTGTGACAGTGATGAAGATGAGGAGTTTAAACAGCAGGATGCTGAACTAAAG aattcCATTCCATTTGCAGTCGTTGGCAGTAACACAGTGGTAGAGGCTGGAGGCAAGAAGATCCGGGGTCGCATGTATCCCTGGGGTATTGTGGAGG TGGAGAACCCTCTACATTCAGACTTCTGCAAGTTGAGACAGATGTTGATTAG CACCCACATGCAGGATTTGAAGGATGTGACGTGTGATATCCATTATGAGAATTACAGAGCAGAACAGATTTTGGAACTGATGTCCTTGAGCCAAAGAGAACGAGC GAAGTTGAAGCGTGACTCAGTTGCCAACATGGAGGTGAGCATGGACACAGACAAACTGCTGCTGGAGAAGGAGGCTGAA atccAACGCATGGAAGAGATGCTAGTCCGAATGCAGACCCAAAAGTCTCAAAATAGTCCACGAAGTAACGGCGCCCTGACAAAAGTTTAA
- the LOC128231945 gene encoding septin-5-like isoform X6: protein MFTRKIQEEDEYIGFASLPEQAHRKALRRGFNFTLMVVGETGLGKSTLINSLFLMDLYKDRVVGNIEERIEKTIEIERKELEIEERGVKLKLTIVDTPGFNDAINSSWKEVVEYLDCQFDAYLQAESGLNRKNIQDRRVHCCLYFIPSYGHGLKQSDVIIMKKMHHKVNIIPLIAKADMLTRSELKKMKARILSDIERHHIEIYQYPDCDSDEDEEFKQQDAELKNSIPFAVVGSNTVVEAGGKKIRGRMYPWGIVEVENPLHSDFCKLRQMLISTHMQDLKDVTCDIHYENYRAEQILELMSLSQRERAKLKRDSVANMEVSMDTDKLLLEKEAEIQRMEEMLVRMQTQKSQNSPRSNGALTKV from the exons ATGTTTACAAGGAAGATTCAG GAGGAAGATGAATACATTGGGTTTGCCTCACTTCCGGAACAGGCGCACAGGAAAGCCCTGCGACGGGGGTTTAACTTCACTCTCATGGTTGTTG GCGAGACAGGTCTCGGAAAGTCGACCCTGATCAACTCTCTATTCCTAATGGACCTGTACAAAGACAGGGTAGTTGGAAACATTGAGG AACGAATAGAGAAGACAATAGAGATAGAGAGAAAAGAGTTGGAGATTGAAGAGCGAGGTGTTAAACTGAAACTGACCATTGTAGACACACCGGGATTCAATGATGCCATCAATTCAAG TTGGAAGGAGGTAGTTGAGTATTTGGATTGTCAGTTTGATGCCTACCTTCAGGCAGAGAGTGGCctaaacagaaaaaatatcCAAGACAGGCGAGTACACTGCTGTCTCTACTTCATCCCGTCATATGGACATGG GTTGAAGCAGTCGGATGTTATAATCATGAAGAAAATGCATCACAAGGTCAACATTATTCCACTGATTGCCAAGGCAGACATGCTTACACGTTCCGAGCTAAAGAAAATGAAAGCTAGG ATTCTAAGTGACATAGAGCGACACCATATTGAAATCTACCAGTACCCAGATTGTGACAGTGATGAAGATGAGGAGTTTAAACAGCAGGATGCTGAACTAAAG aattcCATTCCATTTGCAGTCGTTGGCAGTAACACAGTGGTAGAGGCTGGAGGCAAGAAGATCCGGGGTCGCATGTATCCCTGGGGTATTGTGGAGG TGGAGAACCCTCTACATTCAGACTTCTGCAAGTTGAGACAGATGTTGATTAG CACCCACATGCAGGATTTGAAGGATGTGACGTGTGATATCCATTATGAGAATTACAGAGCAGAACAGATTTTGGAACTGATGTCCTTGAGCCAAAGAGAACGAGC GAAGTTGAAGCGTGACTCAGTTGCCAACATGGAGGTGAGCATGGACACAGACAAACTGCTGCTGGAGAAGGAGGCTGAA atccAACGCATGGAAGAGATGCTAGTCCGAATGCAGACCCAAAAGTCTCAAAATAGTCCACGAAGTAACGGCGCCCTGACAAAAGTTTAA
- the LOC128231945 gene encoding septin-5-like isoform X7 — MQIGREEDEYIGFASLPEQAHRKALRRGFNFTLMVVGETGLGKSTLINSLFLMDLYKDRVVGNIEERIEKTIEIERKELEIEERGVKLKLTIVDTPGFNDAINSSWKEVVEYLDCQFDAYLQAESGLNRKNIQDRRVHCCLYFIPSYGHGLKQSDVIIMKKMHHKVNIIPLIAKADMLTRSELKKMKARILSDIERHHIEIYQYPDCDSDEDEEFKQQDAELKNSIPFAVVGSNTVVEAGGKKIRGRMYPWGIVEVENPLHSDFCKLRQMLISTHMQDLKDVTCDIHYENYRAEQILELMSLSQRERAKLKRDSVANMEVSMDTDKLLLEKEAEIQRMEEMLVRMQTQKSQNSPRSNGALTKV, encoded by the exons ATGCAGATTGGCCGG GAGGAAGATGAATACATTGGGTTTGCCTCACTTCCGGAACAGGCGCACAGGAAAGCCCTGCGACGGGGGTTTAACTTCACTCTCATGGTTGTTG GCGAGACAGGTCTCGGAAAGTCGACCCTGATCAACTCTCTATTCCTAATGGACCTGTACAAAGACAGGGTAGTTGGAAACATTGAGG AACGAATAGAGAAGACAATAGAGATAGAGAGAAAAGAGTTGGAGATTGAAGAGCGAGGTGTTAAACTGAAACTGACCATTGTAGACACACCGGGATTCAATGATGCCATCAATTCAAG TTGGAAGGAGGTAGTTGAGTATTTGGATTGTCAGTTTGATGCCTACCTTCAGGCAGAGAGTGGCctaaacagaaaaaatatcCAAGACAGGCGAGTACACTGCTGTCTCTACTTCATCCCGTCATATGGACATGG GTTGAAGCAGTCGGATGTTATAATCATGAAGAAAATGCATCACAAGGTCAACATTATTCCACTGATTGCCAAGGCAGACATGCTTACACGTTCCGAGCTAAAGAAAATGAAAGCTAGG ATTCTAAGTGACATAGAGCGACACCATATTGAAATCTACCAGTACCCAGATTGTGACAGTGATGAAGATGAGGAGTTTAAACAGCAGGATGCTGAACTAAAG aattcCATTCCATTTGCAGTCGTTGGCAGTAACACAGTGGTAGAGGCTGGAGGCAAGAAGATCCGGGGTCGCATGTATCCCTGGGGTATTGTGGAGG TGGAGAACCCTCTACATTCAGACTTCTGCAAGTTGAGACAGATGTTGATTAG CACCCACATGCAGGATTTGAAGGATGTGACGTGTGATATCCATTATGAGAATTACAGAGCAGAACAGATTTTGGAACTGATGTCCTTGAGCCAAAGAGAACGAGC GAAGTTGAAGCGTGACTCAGTTGCCAACATGGAGGTGAGCATGGACACAGACAAACTGCTGCTGGAGAAGGAGGCTGAA atccAACGCATGGAAGAGATGCTAGTCCGAATGCAGACCCAAAAGTCTCAAAATAGTCCACGAAGTAACGGCGCCCTGACAAAAGTTTAA